CCGGATCGCGGCCACAGGCCCTCCTGGGCGCGGATCACCCAGACCCGCTCCCACTGGAGGCCTCGGGTGCGGTGGGCGGTGATGAGCCGCACCCCGTTGCCGGGGGCGTCGAGTTCACGGCCCGTGTCGGCGGGGATCTCCTGGCCGGCGATCTCCCCCAGGAAGGTGCGCACGCCGGGGGCGCCGCGCAGGTCGTCCATCCGGGAGGCGAGCTCGAAGACCTCCACGATGGCGTCGAGGTCGGCGTCGGCACGGCGGTTCCCCCGCAGCGCCTGCTCCCGCAGCCGCGCCGGCCAGTCGGTGCCGTCCCACAACCCCCACAGCGCCACCTGCGGTTCGGCGTCGTCGGCCAGCAGCTTCCTGGCGTCCTCGAGCAGCCCCGACAGCGTGGCCGCGGTGGCAGCCTCGGGCAGGTCGATGCCCTCCAGCAGCGCCGGCTCCCCAGGCACCGGGCCAGCAGGGCCGCCGAGCCGCCCGGGACCGGTGCCGGGCGAGCAGCGCGCGGGCGAGCCGTCGCTGCGCCACGCCGTCGAGCCCCGCCAGCGGCGACGACAGGAGGAGTCGGGCCTCGTCTGCCTCGGGGCGGGCCCCGCGCGCCGCGACGTCGAGGGCGAGCAGGAGCGTCCCGACGGCCGGCTGCTCCGACAGGGCGATCTCGTCGCCGGCGACATCGACGGGCACTCCCAGCCGGATCAGCTCCTTGGCGACGGACGAGAGCTGGCTGCGTCCGGCGCGGGTGACGACGGCCAGGTCGGACCAGTTCAGCCCGTCCTCGCTGATGGCGGCGCGCAGTTCGGCGGCCACGTGGGCGATCTCGGCGGACTCGTCATCGAAGATCCTCGCCGTCACCCTTCCCCCGTCCCGCAGTGGGTGTGGTGCCGGGGGACGGAGCCGCGCCGGAAGTCGTGACGTCAGCGCGCTCAGAGACCCGGTGACGGCCTCGGCGCAGCGGAATCCATCCGACAGCTGGTGCACGACGGCGCCGTCGACCGCTGCGAGATCGGCCAGTGCGGTGGCGGTCGCCCCCCGGTAGCCGCCGATCCGCTGTTGCGGGTCACCGAACGCGACGACGGGAAGCCCGAGCCGGGCCAGGTCCGCCAGCAGCGCCACCTGGGCCGGGTCGGACTCGTGGGCGTCGTCGACGAGGACGGCGTCGAAGGCCGCCCGAACGGCGGAAGCGGCCTCCGGCTCCGTCAGCAGCAGCCGCGTGCGGTAGACGAGCTCCGCATAGTCGAGGGTCGCGGAGAAGTCGCCGACCGTGAGGTAGGCCTCCATGAAACGGGCCGCCGCGGCGAAGGACGCGTCGGAGGCCTCGGCGGCCAGCTCCAAGACCCCCTCCGCATCGAGCGACAGCTGACGCGCGCGGGCCAGCGCGTCGCGCAGTTGCCGGGCGAACGCACGGGTCTTCAGCGCGGGCCGCAGCGGCTCGGGCCACGCCTCGACGGGGATGGCCGCCAGCAGCTCCCGGATCCGGGCCTCCTGTTCGGGGGCCCGCAGCAGCCGCCAGTCGGCGTCCTCGTGTGGCAGGTAGCGGCGCATCAGACCGAGCGCGAAGCCGTGCACGGTCGAGACATTGGCCCCTGTCTGCGCCGTGGAGAGCCGGCGGGTGATGTCGCGGCGCAATGTCTGGGCTGCCGCGCGGGAGTGGGCGAGCACGATCAGCCGGTCGAGGCCGGAACCGTCGGCCACCCAGTCGGCGGCAGCGGCCGCCAGGGTGACGGTCTTGCCGGTGCCGGGCCCGCCCAGCACGACGTGCATGCCGGAGCGCAGCCGCGCGACGGCGCGCTGCTCGGGGGTCAGTTCCGGTGGGATGACCTGCGGCGGGGGCAGCAACCGGAATTCCATGACGTCCATGCAACCACGTCCCACCGACACAATGCACCCGGCCGTGGCAAGCTGTGCCCACGGAGGGGTCCATGAGTGAACGCATCGCCACGGAGGTCGACGGGGTCGCCCTGTCCCTCACCAACCTGGATAAGGCGCTCTTCCCCGACGGTTTCACCAAGTCCGAGCTCATCTCCTACTACCTGGAGATCGCCGAGGTCATGCTCCCCCACCTCGCGGAACGGGCGATCACCCGGGTCCGCTACCCCGAGGGGACCGCGAAGGGGTCGTTCTTCGAGAAGAACGCACCCCAGGGGTCACCCGAGTGGGTCGGCACCACAGAGGTGGCCACCTCGGCCGGCTCCGTCCGCTACGTCGTCGTCGACCAGCGTGCGACGCTGGTGTGGCTCGCCAACCTCGCCTCCATCGAGCTGCACGCCCCGCAGTGGCGGCTGCCGGACACCACGACCGGCGACGACGGCATCGTCCTCGACGGCGCGGACGAGCCGCGGGCCACGACCCTGGTGGTCGACCTCGACCCCGGTCCCGGCATCACCCCGGCGGACTCAGCACGGGCCGCCATCGTCGCCGCCACCGTGCTCGCCGAGCTGGGTCTGGAGGCGCAGATCAAGGCCTCCGGCAACAAGGG
The DNA window shown above is from Tessaracoccus defluvii and carries:
- a CDS encoding UvrD-helicase domain-containing protein, yielding MEFRLLPPPQVIPPELTPEQRAVARLRSGMHVVLGGPGTGKTVTLAAAAADWVADGSGLDRLIVLAHSRAAAQTLRRDITRRLSTAQTGANVSTVHGFALGLMRRYLPHEDADWRLLRAPEQEARIRELLAAIPVEAWPEPLRPALKTRAFARQLRDALARARQLSLDAEGVLELAAEASDASFAAAARFMEAYLTVGDFSATLDYAELVYRTRLLLTEPEAASAVRAAFDAVLVDDAHESDPAQVALLADLARLGLPVVAFGDPQQRIGGYRGATATALADLAAVDGAVVHQLSDGFRCAEAVTGSLSALTSRLPARLRPPAPHPLRDGGRVTARIFDDESAEIAHVAAELRAAISEDGLNWSDLAVVTRAGRSQLSSVAKELIRLGVPVDVAGDEIALSEQPAVGTLLLALDVAARGARPEADEARLLLSSPLAGLDGVAQRRLARALLARHRSRAARRPCWPGAWGAGAAGGHRPARGCHRGHAVGAARGRQEAAGRRRRTAGGAVGVVGRHRLAGAAAGAGAAGEPPCRRRPRRHRGGLRARLPDGRPARRPRRAHLPGGDRRPGDPRRHGP
- the ligD gene encoding non-homologous end-joining DNA ligase, whose translation is MSERIATEVDGVALSLTNLDKALFPDGFTKSELISYYLEIAEVMLPHLAERAITRVRYPEGTAKGSFFEKNAPQGSPEWVGTTEVATSAGSVRYVVVDQRATLVWLANLASIELHAPQWRLPDTTTGDDGIVLDGADEPRATTLVVDLDPGPGITPADSARAAIVAATVLAELGLEAQIKASGNKGLQLSVPLEPTPASQVFHFAQSLARHLAATQPKLFTATLARDARAGLVFVDFAQNLAARNTVCAYSVRGLDRPSVAVPLTWEEVAALRPDSVLRTSPAEALARVQAHGDLWSPLLPYGRGTRLPDPID